From one Catenuloplanes nepalensis genomic stretch:
- the mce gene encoding methylmalonyl-CoA epimerase — MTSQPDAGFVTQGDIGILRIDHVGIAVADLDAAVDFYARVFDMHCIHQETNTDQGVREAMLSVGRTPDGGRLQLLAPLTPDSTIAKFLDRNGPGIQQLAYTVADVDAACAALRARGLRLLYPEPKRGTAGSRINFVHPKDAGGVLVELVEPAPTP, encoded by the coding sequence ATGACTTCACAGCCCGATGCCGGATTCGTCACACAGGGAGACATCGGCATCCTCCGCATCGACCACGTCGGCATCGCGGTCGCGGACCTCGACGCCGCCGTCGACTTCTACGCCCGCGTCTTCGACATGCACTGCATTCACCAGGAAACCAACACCGACCAGGGGGTACGCGAGGCGATGCTCTCCGTCGGCCGCACTCCCGACGGCGGCCGACTCCAGCTCCTGGCCCCGCTCACGCCGGACTCCACCATCGCCAAGTTCCTCGACCGCAACGGCCCCGGCATCCAGCAGCTCGCCTACACCGTGGCCGACGTGGACGCCGCCTGCGCCGCACTCCGCGCCCGCGGCCTGCGCCTGCTCTACCCGGAACCGAAACGCGGCACCGCCGGCTCCCGCATCAACTTCGTCCACCCCAAGGACGCCGGCGGCGTCCTCGTCGAACTCGTCGAACCCGCGCCCACCCCCTGA
- the ccrA gene encoding crotonyl-CoA carboxylase/reductase — translation MQAILDAIMAADGARDPAAELAAIGAIPIPESYRGMAVRAGDVSMFDGMAAHDKDPRKALHLQEVPTPALGPGEALIAVMASAINYNTVWTSIFEPVPTFGFLRRYGRLSDLTRRHDLPYHVVGSDAAGVVLRTGPGVTRWRAGDEVVAHCLSVELEDAAGHDDTMLDPQQRIWGFETNFGGLAEMAVVKSNQLMPKPAHLSWEEAASPGLVNSTAYRQLVSRHGARMKQGDVVLIWGASGGLGSYAVQMALHGGAIPVCVVSSPAKAELCRRMGAELVIDRSAEGYRFWTDADEQDPREWRRFGERIRGLTGGEDPDIVFEHPGRETFGASVYVAKRGGTVVTCASTSGYQHEFDNRYLWMNLKRIVGSHFANYREAWEANRLVALGRIHPTVSRTYPLEQTGQAAFEVHRNRHQGKVGVLCLAPAEGLGIRDPEFRAPHEAAINRFRGA, via the coding sequence GTGCAGGCGATCCTGGACGCGATCATGGCTGCGGACGGCGCACGCGACCCGGCCGCGGAGCTGGCGGCGATCGGTGCGATTCCGATTCCGGAGAGTTACCGCGGGATGGCCGTGCGGGCCGGTGACGTCTCGATGTTCGACGGGATGGCCGCGCACGACAAGGATCCGCGGAAGGCGCTGCACCTGCAGGAGGTGCCGACGCCTGCGCTCGGGCCCGGCGAGGCGCTGATCGCGGTGATGGCCAGCGCGATCAACTACAACACGGTCTGGACCAGCATCTTCGAGCCGGTGCCGACGTTCGGCTTCCTCCGGCGGTACGGGCGACTCTCCGACCTCACCCGGCGTCACGACCTGCCCTATCACGTGGTCGGCTCGGACGCGGCCGGCGTGGTGCTGCGCACCGGCCCGGGCGTGACGCGGTGGAGGGCAGGTGACGAGGTGGTCGCGCACTGCCTGTCGGTGGAGCTGGAGGACGCGGCCGGCCACGACGACACGATGCTCGACCCGCAGCAGCGCATCTGGGGTTTCGAGACGAACTTCGGCGGCCTGGCCGAGATGGCCGTGGTCAAGAGCAACCAGCTGATGCCGAAGCCCGCGCACCTGAGCTGGGAGGAGGCGGCGTCACCGGGGCTGGTCAACTCGACGGCCTACCGGCAGTTGGTCTCGCGGCACGGTGCCCGGATGAAGCAGGGTGACGTGGTGCTGATCTGGGGCGCGTCCGGCGGACTCGGGTCCTACGCGGTGCAGATGGCGTTGCACGGCGGCGCGATCCCGGTGTGCGTGGTGTCCAGCCCGGCGAAGGCGGAGCTGTGCCGCCGGATGGGCGCGGAGCTGGTGATCGACCGGTCCGCGGAGGGCTACCGGTTCTGGACGGACGCGGACGAGCAGGATCCGCGCGAGTGGCGGCGGTTCGGCGAGCGGATCCGCGGGCTGACCGGCGGCGAGGACCCGGACATCGTGTTCGAGCATCCGGGCCGGGAGACGTTCGGCGCCAGCGTCTACGTCGCCAAGCGCGGCGGCACCGTGGTCACCTGCGCCTCGACCAGCGGATATCAGCACGAGTTCGACAATCGCTACCTGTGGATGAACCTGAAGCGGATCGTCGGCTCGCACTTCGCCAACTACCGGGAGGCGTGGGAGGCGAACCGGCTGGTCGCGCTGGGCCGCATCCACCCCACCGTGTCCCGCACCTATCCGCTGGAGCAGACCGGGCAGGCCGCGTTCGAGGTGCACCGCAACCGGCACCAGGGGAAGGTCGGTGTGCTGTGCCTGGCACCGGCCGAGGGGCTGGGGATCCGGGACCCGGAGTTCCGCGCGCCGCACGAGGCCGCGATCAACCGCTTCCGCGGCGCATAG